A DNA window from Deinococcus misasensis DSM 22328 contains the following coding sequences:
- a CDS encoding HD domain-containing protein: MPQDLSVWEERFKACLFEHARFDAGHDLEHIQRVVLSAKKLALQENADLQVVVPAAWLHDCVIVPKDSPLRKQASRLAADQAIEHLSKMGHPASFFPAIHHAIHAHSFSAGIAPETLEAKIVQDADRLDALGAIGIARCLMLGGSMGRALYHPEDPFGHHREHDDLTYTIDHFYLKLFKLPGQMHTQAAREEGERRVVVMRGFLEQLGREVG; this comes from the coding sequence ATGCCTCAAGACCTCAGTGTGTGGGAAGAACGTTTCAAAGCCTGCCTTTTTGAACATGCCCGGTTTGATGCTGGACACGACCTTGAGCACATCCAACGGGTGGTGCTCAGCGCCAAAAAGCTTGCCTTGCAAGAAAACGCCGATTTGCAGGTGGTGGTTCCTGCTGCATGGCTTCACGACTGCGTGATTGTGCCCAAGGATTCCCCCCTGCGCAAACAGGCATCCAGACTGGCAGCAGATCAGGCCATCGAACACCTGTCCAAAATGGGCCATCCGGCATCCTTTTTTCCAGCCATCCACCATGCCATTCATGCCCACAGTTTCTCAGCAGGCATTGCCCCAGAGACACTGGAAGCCAAAATCGTGCAGGATGCAGACCGTCTGGACGCTCTGGGAGCCATCGGCATCGCAAGGTGCCTGATGCTCGGGGGCAGCATGGGACGTGCGCTGTACCACCCAGAAGACCCGTTTGGACACCACCGGGAGCATGACGACCTGACCTACACCATCGACCACTTTTACCTGAAACTGTTCAAACTTCCCGGGCAAATGCACACACAGGCGGCCCGGGAAGAAGGGGAGAGGAGGGTTGTGGTGATGCGTGGGTTTCTGGAGCAACTCGGGCGTGAGGTGGGCTGA
- the cutA gene encoding divalent-cation tolerance protein CutA — protein sequence MTSHQIVLVTTPSMEVAQPLARTLLEEHLCACINLIPQILSLYHWEGEIQQDQEVLMVIKTETAKYAALQQRILELHPYDTPEVVALDIAQGSEKYLAWISGSLKPSL from the coding sequence ATGACCTCCCATCAAATCGTTCTGGTCACCACCCCGAGCATGGAGGTGGCACAGCCTCTGGCCCGCACTTTGCTTGAGGAGCACCTGTGTGCCTGCATCAACCTGATCCCGCAAATCCTCAGCCTTTACCACTGGGAAGGGGAGATCCAACAGGATCAGGAGGTCTTGATGGTCATCAAAACCGAAACCGCAAAATACGCTGCCTTGCAGCAGCGCATTCTGGAATTGCACCCTTACGACACCCCAGAGGTGGTGGCTCTGGACATTGCACAGGGCAGCGAAAAGTATCTGGCGTGGATCTCTGGAAGCCTCAAGCCTTCACTTTGA
- a CDS encoding PQQ-dependent sugar dehydrogenase — protein sequence MQRRNSLVLGLVLLASCSFAADYRLQKVAEGFNQPLGVVSALDGTDRLFVVQQGGLVRIVQNGKVLPEPFLDVRSLTRAGGERGLLGLAFAPDFKKSGYFFINYTDRNGDTQIARYKVGNNPNEADPKSAQKVLSVEQPYANHNGGHLAFGKDGYLYIGLGDGGSGGDPQNNGQNMNTLLGKMLRLDVGSLPYKVPKDNPFVGKDGKDEIWAYGLRNPWKYSFDRQTGDLWIADVGQNALEEVNFQKANSKGGENYGWRLMEGNQCYNPSDNCDKGNLVKPVHVYPRSEGVSITGGVVYRGKALADLKGTYLFGDFGTGKLWGLTSSDNKWSNKLLINTGMQISSFGEDEDGEVYLTDYNGALYKLSK from the coding sequence ATGCAACGCAGGAACTCACTTGTTTTGGGACTGGTTTTGCTGGCATCTTGCAGTTTTGCAGCGGATTACCGCTTGCAAAAGGTGGCAGAGGGCTTCAATCAACCGCTCGGGGTGGTCAGTGCTCTGGACGGAACCGACCGCCTGTTTGTGGTGCAGCAAGGGGGCTTGGTCCGCATTGTCCAGAATGGAAAAGTGCTTCCAGAGCCTTTTCTGGACGTGCGTTCCCTGACCCGCGCTGGCGGAGAACGGGGTTTGCTTGGGCTGGCTTTCGCACCGGATTTCAAGAAGTCCGGTTATTTTTTCATCAATTACACCGACCGCAATGGAGACACCCAGATTGCACGTTACAAAGTGGGCAACAACCCCAATGAGGCAGATCCCAAAAGCGCCCAGAAGGTGCTGAGCGTTGAACAACCTTACGCCAACCACAATGGGGGCCACCTGGCTTTTGGCAAGGACGGTTACCTGTACATCGGTCTGGGAGACGGGGGCTCAGGTGGAGATCCCCAGAACAATGGCCAGAACATGAACACCTTGCTGGGCAAGATGCTGCGTCTGGACGTGGGTTCCTTGCCTTACAAGGTGCCAAAGGACAATCCCTTTGTGGGCAAAGACGGCAAAGATGAGATCTGGGCTTACGGCCTCCGCAACCCCTGGAAGTACAGTTTTGACCGCCAGACCGGAGACCTCTGGATCGCAGATGTGGGTCAAAATGCGCTGGAAGAGGTGAACTTCCAGAAGGCCAATTCCAAGGGTGGTGAAAATTACGGCTGGCGTTTGATGGAAGGCAACCAGTGCTACAACCCGTCTGACAACTGCGACAAAGGGAATCTGGTCAAACCGGTCCATGTGTATCCCCGTTCTGAAGGGGTCTCCATCACTGGAGGGGTGGTGTACAGAGGCAAAGCCCTTGCAGACCTGAAAGGCACGTACCTGTTCGGGGATTTTGGCACCGGTAAACTGTGGGGCCTGACCTCCTCTGACAACAAGTGGAGCAACAAACTGCTGATCAACACCGGAATGCAAATCAGCAGTTTCGGTGAAGACGAGGACGGCGAGGTGTACCTCACCGATTACAATGGAGCCCTTTACAAGCTTTCAAAGTGA